The proteins below come from a single Mustela nigripes isolate SB6536 chromosome 14, MUSNIG.SB6536, whole genome shotgun sequence genomic window:
- the CLCC1 gene encoding chloride channel CLIC-like protein 1 — protein MLYSLLLCECLWLITGYAHDDDWIDPTDMLNYDAASGTMRKSQVKYGVSEKKEVSPDLSHGDELLECHSKLDSLTHKIDECEKKKKEDYESQSNPVFRRYLHKILIEARKLGLPEENQDDMHYDAEIILKRQTLLEIQKFLSGEDWKPGALDDALSDILVNFKLHDFETWKWRFEDSFGVDPYNVLMVLLCLLCIVGLVATELWTYVHWYTQLRRVLFISFLVSLGWNWMYLYKLAFAQHQAEVAKLEPLNNVCAEKMDWIGSLWELLRSSWTYKDDPCQKYYELLLVNPIWLVPPTKALAVTFTNFVTEPLKYVGKGAGEFIKEFMKEIPVLLHIPVLIIMALAVLSFCYGAGKSVNMLRHIGGPEREPPRALKPGDRGRLQEVDYRPHGGAGDADFPYRGHFGPFEQGPYDKTYEGRRDGMRERDVDLRPRTGNKSPEVLRPCDVPQAEARQHPKAVPCHKLPVLDTNLKEFGGIQGESTPPESSTDSSQSTRPVSGPDTSEKVEGSPAEEKAQLRTDARGIAEEGSVSCPASCGKDLDTGPRG, from the exons ATGCTGTATTCTCTGCTCCTTTGTGAGTGTCTGTGGCTAATAACCGGTTATGCTCATGACGATGACTGGATTGACCCCACAGACATGCTTAACTATGATGCTGCTTCGGGAACAATGAGAAAATctcag GTAAAATATGGTGtatcagagaaaaaagaagtcagtCCCGACTTGTCACATGGTGATGAATTGTTGGAATGTCATAGCAAACTTGATTCTTTAACTCATAAG ATCGATGAGtgtgagaagaagaagaaggaagactaTGAAAGTCAAAGCAATCCTGTTTTTAGGAGATACTTACATAAGATTTTGATTGAAGCCAGAAAGCTTGGACTT CCTGAAGAAAACCAAGATGATATGCATTATGATGCTGAGATTATTCTAAAAAGACAAaccttgttagaaatacagaagtTTCTCAGTGGAGAGGATTGGAAACCAGGAGCCTTGGATGATGCACTAAGtgatattttagttaattttaagCTTCATGATTTTGAAACATGGAAGTGGCGATTTGAAGACTCCTTTGGAGTGGATCCATATAATGTGTTGATG GTGCTTCTGTGTCTGCTCTGTATTGTGGGATTAGTAGCTACCGAGCTGTGGACGTATGTACATTGGTACACCCAGCTGAGACGTGTGTTATTCATCAGTTTCCTCGTCAGTTTGGGATGGAATTGGATGTATTTATATAAG CTCGCGTTCGCACAGCATCAGGCCGAGGTTGCCAAGCTGGAGCCGTTAAACAATGTGTGTGCTGAGAAGATGGACTGGATTGGAAGCCTCTGGG AATTGTTAAGAAGCTCATGGACCTATAAGGATGACCCATGCCAAAAATACTATGAACTCTTATTAGTCAACCCTATTTGGTTGGTTCCACCAACAAAG GCACTGGCAGTTACATTCACCAACTTTGTCACAGAGCCGTTGAAATACGTTGGGAAGGGAGCTGGTGAATTTATTAAAGAGTTCATGAAGGAGATTCCAGTATTACTTCACATTCCAGTGCTGATCATTATGGCATTGGCTGTCCTG agTTTCTGCTATGGTGCTGGAAAATCAGTAAATATGCTGAGACATATAGGTGGTCCTGAGAGAGAACCTCCCCGGGCCCTTAAGCCAGGTGATAGAGGACGGCTGCAGGAAGTTGATTATAGACCCCATGGTGGAGCAGGTGATGCAGATTTCCCTTATAGAGGCCACTTTGGCCCCTTTGAGCAAGGCCCTTATGACAAAACATATGAGGGTAGAAGAGAtggtatgagagagagagatgttgacTTGAGGCCTAGGACTGGCAACAAGAGCCCCGAAGTGCTCCGGCCATGTGATGTACCCCAGGCAGAGGCGAGACAGCATCCCAAGGCCGTACCCTGT CATAAGTTACCTGTTTTGGATACAAATCTCAAAGAATTTGGTGGAATCCAGGGAGAAAGCACACCGCCAGAAAGCAGTACTGACAGCAGCCAGTCTACTAGGCCTGTCTCTGGCCCAGACACATCAGAGAAGGTGGAAGGTTCACCTGCAGAGGAAAAGGCCCAGCTCAGGACTGATGCCAGAGGCATCGCAGAGGAAGGCAGTGTGTCTTGCCCAGCCAGCTGTGGAAAGGATCTGGATACTGGCCCACGTGGCTAG